A genome region from Euphorbia lathyris chromosome 4, ddEupLath1.1, whole genome shotgun sequence includes the following:
- the LOC136225996 gene encoding inositol-pentakisphosphate 2-kinase-like isoform X1, whose translation MTAAPSFSPIVFRPPVTSSVCRSHSNPFISLRPKFFSWRNCRVQDQCSMFFPVFYLGNRVQLQLQNSACFSRFSSFEDLYLTRHYFFKSLFHKKYRAPSSPMDIKFEQKDVSDWAYRGEGAANLVLAYTGSSPIFIGKVMRIQKVARNNFLNPMKKVKVLTDAERLLWRESKELVSSPTKELAELLYVQQIMSPLLGPKHVDAGLQIPVSRKFLESIEEKIVSQRPAWRIDAAKVDTQRDYVLLMSDHSLFPNGTLEVGSCISIEIKPKCGFIPLSRFIPARNVIKRSITRFRMHQLLKLHQHEISELSQYDPLDIFSNSKERIHKAINDLYVTPQNNFRVFLNGSLIFGGLGGSTKKTNTLIKQAFEDALKGVINPDDGLRTTSFLDLVADALYSSQVLDRLLQVQKLDNFDIEGAIHAYYNTISHPCMVCRQLDEAGLPNKYASLHSITMDESLKIVRDYLIAATAKDCSLMISFRPRGSRNCGSSYSSIYLQSTRQNFDYKVNFLDLDLKPLKKMEHYYEKDKKIVDLYAQWRRKSI comes from the exons ATGACAGCAGCGCCATCGTTTTCCCCCATCGTCTTCCGTCCACCGGTCACCAGCAGCGTCTGTCGTTCACACAGCAACCCCTTCATCTCATTAAGACCAAAG TTTTTTTCGTGGAGAAATTGCAGGGTTCAAGATCAATGTTCCATGTTCTTCCCAGTTTTCTATCTAGGCAACCGCGTTCAATTACAATTGCAGAATTCTGCGTGTTTTTCAAGATTTTCGAGCTTTGAGGACCTCTATCTCACTCGTCATTACTTCTTCAAATCTTTGTTTCACAAGAAATATAG AGCTCCAAGTTCACCAATGGACATCAAATTTGAGCAAAAGGATGTGTCGGATTGGGCGTACAGGGGCGAAGGTGCTGCTAATCTAGTCCTTGCTTATACAGGATCATCTCCCAtcttt ATTGGGAAGGTAATGAGAATACAAAAAGTAGCAAGGAACAATTTTTTAAATCCTATGAAGAAAGTCAAAGTATTAACAGATGCAGAACGGTTATTATGGAGAGAGTCAAAAGAGCTAGTATCCTCTCCTACGAAAGAACTGGCAGAGTTGCTTTATGTGCAGCAAATTATGAGCCCTTTGTTGGGTCCTAAACATGTTGATGCCGGT CTACAAATCCCAGTTTCCAGGAAATTTCTTGAATCTATAGAGGAGAAAATTGTTTCTCAGCGTCCTGCTTGGCGAATTGATGCTGCCAAGGTTGATACGCAGCGTGATTATGTCCTCCTCATGTCTGACCATTCTCTTTTTCCTAATG GAACACTTGAAGTTGGATCCTGCATATCTATTGAGATAAAG CCCAAATGTGGATTTATCCCATTATCAAGATTTATACCTGCAAGAAATGTCATTAAAAGGAGCATAACTCGTTTTAGAATGCATCAACTCCTGAAGTTGCACCAACATGAG ATATCAGAGTTAAGCCAGTATGATCCTTTGGATATTTTCTCTAATTCCAAAGAAAGGATTCACAAAGCAATCAATGATCTCTACGTTACCCCCCAGAATAATTTTCGTGTATTCCTGAATGGTTCACTTATATTTGGAGGCTTGGGTGGCAGTACAAAGAAAACTAATACTCTCATTAAACAAGCTTTTGAAGATGCACTGAAAGGAGTAATCAATCCAGATGATGGCTTACGTACTACCAGTTTCTTAGACCTTGTTGCTGATGCATTATATAGTTCTCAAGTGCTGGATCGGCTCCTTCAAGTTCAGAAGCTTGACAATTTTGACATTGAAGGGGCAATTCATGCTTACTATAATACGATTTCCCACCCTTGCATGGTATGTAGACAATTGGATGAAGCAGGACTGCCAAATAAATACGCCTCATTGCATTCTATCACTATGGATGAGAGCTTGAAGATTGTTAGGGATTATTTGATAGCTGCTACTGCAAAGGACTGTAGTTTGATGATCAGTTTTAGGCCAAGAGGAAGTAGGAATTGTGGGTCCTCATATAGCAGTATATATCTGCAATCAACCAGGCAAAATTTTGATTACAAG GTGAATTTCCTAGACCTGGATTTGAAACCTCTAAAGAAGATGGAACACTATTATGAAAAGGACAAGAAGATCGTGGACTTGTATGCTCAATGGCGGAGGAAAAGCATATGA
- the LOC136225996 gene encoding inositol-pentakisphosphate 2-kinase-like isoform X2 — MFFPVFYLGNRVQLQLQNSACFSRFSSFEDLYLTRHYFFKSLFHKKYRAPSSPMDIKFEQKDVSDWAYRGEGAANLVLAYTGSSPIFIGKVMRIQKVARNNFLNPMKKVKVLTDAERLLWRESKELVSSPTKELAELLYVQQIMSPLLGPKHVDAGLQIPVSRKFLESIEEKIVSQRPAWRIDAAKVDTQRDYVLLMSDHSLFPNGTLEVGSCISIEIKPKCGFIPLSRFIPARNVIKRSITRFRMHQLLKLHQHEISELSQYDPLDIFSNSKERIHKAINDLYVTPQNNFRVFLNGSLIFGGLGGSTKKTNTLIKQAFEDALKGVINPDDGLRTTSFLDLVADALYSSQVLDRLLQVQKLDNFDIEGAIHAYYNTISHPCMVCRQLDEAGLPNKYASLHSITMDESLKIVRDYLIAATAKDCSLMISFRPRGSRNCGSSYSSIYLQSTRQNFDYKVNFLDLDLKPLKKMEHYYEKDKKIVDLYAQWRRKSI, encoded by the exons ATGTTCTTCCCAGTTTTCTATCTAGGCAACCGCGTTCAATTACAATTGCAGAATTCTGCGTGTTTTTCAAGATTTTCGAGCTTTGAGGACCTCTATCTCACTCGTCATTACTTCTTCAAATCTTTGTTTCACAAGAAATATAG AGCTCCAAGTTCACCAATGGACATCAAATTTGAGCAAAAGGATGTGTCGGATTGGGCGTACAGGGGCGAAGGTGCTGCTAATCTAGTCCTTGCTTATACAGGATCATCTCCCAtcttt ATTGGGAAGGTAATGAGAATACAAAAAGTAGCAAGGAACAATTTTTTAAATCCTATGAAGAAAGTCAAAGTATTAACAGATGCAGAACGGTTATTATGGAGAGAGTCAAAAGAGCTAGTATCCTCTCCTACGAAAGAACTGGCAGAGTTGCTTTATGTGCAGCAAATTATGAGCCCTTTGTTGGGTCCTAAACATGTTGATGCCGGT CTACAAATCCCAGTTTCCAGGAAATTTCTTGAATCTATAGAGGAGAAAATTGTTTCTCAGCGTCCTGCTTGGCGAATTGATGCTGCCAAGGTTGATACGCAGCGTGATTATGTCCTCCTCATGTCTGACCATTCTCTTTTTCCTAATG GAACACTTGAAGTTGGATCCTGCATATCTATTGAGATAAAG CCCAAATGTGGATTTATCCCATTATCAAGATTTATACCTGCAAGAAATGTCATTAAAAGGAGCATAACTCGTTTTAGAATGCATCAACTCCTGAAGTTGCACCAACATGAG ATATCAGAGTTAAGCCAGTATGATCCTTTGGATATTTTCTCTAATTCCAAAGAAAGGATTCACAAAGCAATCAATGATCTCTACGTTACCCCCCAGAATAATTTTCGTGTATTCCTGAATGGTTCACTTATATTTGGAGGCTTGGGTGGCAGTACAAAGAAAACTAATACTCTCATTAAACAAGCTTTTGAAGATGCACTGAAAGGAGTAATCAATCCAGATGATGGCTTACGTACTACCAGTTTCTTAGACCTTGTTGCTGATGCATTATATAGTTCTCAAGTGCTGGATCGGCTCCTTCAAGTTCAGAAGCTTGACAATTTTGACATTGAAGGGGCAATTCATGCTTACTATAATACGATTTCCCACCCTTGCATGGTATGTAGACAATTGGATGAAGCAGGACTGCCAAATAAATACGCCTCATTGCATTCTATCACTATGGATGAGAGCTTGAAGATTGTTAGGGATTATTTGATAGCTGCTACTGCAAAGGACTGTAGTTTGATGATCAGTTTTAGGCCAAGAGGAAGTAGGAATTGTGGGTCCTCATATAGCAGTATATATCTGCAATCAACCAGGCAAAATTTTGATTACAAG GTGAATTTCCTAGACCTGGATTTGAAACCTCTAAAGAAGATGGAACACTATTATGAAAAGGACAAGAAGATCGTGGACTTGTATGCTCAATGGCGGAGGAAAAGCATATGA
- the LOC136226064 gene encoding costars family protein, with protein sequence MNVDEEVQRLREEIQRLGKIQPDGSCKVTFGVLFNDDRCANIFEALVGTLRAAKKRKILMYDGELLLQGVHDNVEIILKPSSQPESGASATADSAAKS encoded by the exons atGAATGTAGATGAAGAGGTGCAGAGACTCAGAGAAGAGATCCAGAGATTAGGCAAGATCCAACCCGATGGATCCTGTAAG GTCACATTTGGTGTGCTGTTTAACGATGATAGATGTGCAAACATATTTGAGGCACTGGTCGGAACTCTAAGAGCAGCAAAGAAACGTAAGATTCTTATGTATGATGGAGAGCTACTGCTGCAGGGTGTGCATGATAATGTGGAAATCATTCTTAAGCCATCATCTCAACCAGAATCTGGTGCAAGTGCAACGGCAGACTCAGCAGCGAAGAGTTAA
- the LOC136226063 gene encoding KH domain-containing protein HEN4 yields the protein MGSTFLPAKRSIQYSMAAGIPDPNPNGYSNKRSKPQPAPLHVLPGHVAFRLLSHASRIGGVIGKSGNIIKQLQQQTGAKIRIEDAPIESPDRVITVIGQSAIVSKVSVLSDDGGNVEFDVSKAQEALVRVFERILEVAAETDGINLAGGVVSCRLLVEANQVGSIIGKGGKVVEKIRKDYGVKIKVLIDQLPLCAGPTEEMVEIEGTVLAVKKALVVVSRCLQDCQPVDKARMYGSRPPEAISKERLPEMYVGALPHHNSAVSLMPTSSFGYPSGPHSLSIESDRVPSLDTKSLQQEVGFRILCTNERIGGVIGQGGTVIKALQNETGASVTIGAAVDDCDERLITVTASENPESQYSAAQKAVVLVFLRSVEAGVEKGLDLGIKGSPVSARLVVPSNQVGCLMGKGGTIVSEMRKTTGTSIRILGSVQVPKCVLENDQVVQISGDFMNVKDAIYHITGRLRDNFFSSTLSTPGTKITSVITENSPYGRFREPLRDTLRDPFRDALRDPVRDTLGDTFRDPSRDAFRDPSRDAFRDPSRDAFRDPSREAFRDPSRDPFRDPSRDTFRDPSRDAFRDPSRDAFRDPSRDAFRDPSRDAFRDPSRDAFRDPSRDAFRDPSRDASRDPFPSRNGLKEPLRVPVPLNLHSSVGSPHSLNRNTTLAQGMDHLGLSYGLDLPPSPRSWASQTIPGGNPRNTADSSRGLASYKGGLELGSGRKSAIVTNTTVEIVVPENVISLVYGENGNNLARLRQISGAKVIVHEPRLGTTDRTVVISGTPDETQAAQSLLQAFILTGQT from the exons ATGGGAAGTACCTTTCTCCCAGCCAAGCGAAGCATACAGTACTCAATGGCTGCTGGTATACCCGACCCGAATCCTAATGGATATTCCAATAAGCGATCGAAGCCTCAGCCGGCTCCCTTACATGTTCTTCCGGGGCATGTGGCTTTCCGTCTTCTTTCTCATGCTTCGAGAATTGGTGGGGTCATTGGTAAGTCTGGCAACATAATCAAGCAGCTTCAACAGCAGACTGGCGCGAAGATCCGTATTGAGGATGCTCCTATTGAGTCGCCTGACAGGGTAATTACGGTTATAGGTCAGAGCGCGATTGTTTCCAAGGTGTCTGTGTTGAGTGATGATGGCGGTAATGTGGAATTTGACGTTTCCAAAGCGCAGGAGGCTTTAGTTAGGGTTTTCGAGAGGATTTTAGAGGTGGCGGCAGAGACTGATGGGATTAATTTGGCTGGAGGGGTAGTTTCGTGTAGACTCTTGGTGGAGGCTAATCAGGTAGGTTCGATTATTGGGAAAGGAGGGAAGGTTGTTGAGAAGATAAGGAAAGATTATGGGGTTAAAATCAAGGTTTTAATTGATCAGTTGCCTCTCTGTGCTGGGCCAACGGAGGAGATGGTGGAG ATTGAGGGCACCGTTTTGGCTGTAAAGAAAGCACTTGTTGTTGTTTCTCGCTGCCTTCAAGATTGCCAACCAGTTGATAAAGCTAGGATGTATGGCAGCAGGCCTCCCGAGGCAATTTCCAAGGAACGTTTGCCTGAGATGTATGTGGGTGCTCTCCCACATCATAATTCTGCAGTATCCCTAATGCCAACCAGTAGCTTTGGATATCCTTCAGGGCCACATTCTTTGTCAATAGAGTCAGATAGGGTCCCCTCCCTGGACACGAAGTCTCTCCAGCAGGAAGTGGGTTTTAGAATTCTTTGTACAAATGAGAGAATTGGGGGTGTTATTGGACAAGGAGGAACCGTTATCAAGGCTCTTCAGAATGAAACAGGTGCTTCTGTTACAATTGGAGCAGCTGTAGATGATTGTGATGAACGCCTGATCACTGTTACTGCATCAGAG aatccAGAATCTCAGTACTCAGCAGCACAAAAGGCTGTTGTGCTGGTTTTTTTGAGGTCAGTGGAGGCTGGTGTGGAGAAGGGACTGGATTTAGGCATCAAGGGGTCCCCTGTTTCTGCAAGGCTTGTAGTACCATCAAACCAAGTTGGTTGCTTGATGGGGAAAGGAGGCACTATAGTTTCAGAAATGCGGAAGACAACTGGCACTAGCATAAGAATATTAGGAAGTGTGCAGGTCCCAAAGTGCGTGTTAGAGAACGATCAAGTGGTGCAG ATTTCAGGAGATTTTATGAATGTGAAGGATGCAATATACCATATAACTGGCAGACTTCGAGATAACTTTTTCTCCAGTACATTGAGTACTCCTGGAACGAAGATTACTTCTGTAATAACTGAGAATAGCCCTTATGGAAGATTTAGAGAACCACTGAGGGATACATTAAGGGATCCATTCAGGGATGCGTTGAGGGATCCTGTGAGAGATACCTTGGGTGATACCTTTAGAGATCCATCAAGAGATGCCTTTAGAGACCCATCAAGGGATGCCTTTAGAGACCCATCAAGGGATGCCTTTAGAGATCCATCAAGGGAAGCCTTTAGAGATCCATCAAGGGATCCATTTAGAGATCCATCAAGGGATACATTTAGAGATCCATCAAGAGACGCCTTTAGAGATCCATCAAGAGATGCCTTTAGAGATCCATCAAGAGACGCCTTTAGAGATCCATCAAGAGACGCCTTCAGAGATCCATCAAGAGACGCCTTCAGAGATCCATCAAGAGACGCCTTCAGAGATCCATCAAGAGATGCCTCCAGAGATCCATTTCCTTCAAGGAATGGATTGAAGGAGCCATTGAGGGTTCCTGTTCCCCTGAATTTGCACTCATCAGTTGGTTCTCCGCATAGCCTAAATCGAAATACTACTCTTGCTCAGGGTATGGATCATCTTGGACTCTCCTATGGATTAGATCTCCCTCCTTCACCAAGGTCATGGGCATCACAG ACAATTCCTGGAGGAAATCCAAGGAATACTGCAGACAGTAGCAGAGGATTGGCTTCTTATAAAGGCGGTCTAGAACTTGGGAG TGGAAGGAAATCCGCTATTGTGACAAATACAACTGTGGAGATTGTAGTTCCTGAAAATGTTATTAGCTTAGTATATGGGGAAAATGGTAACAATCTGGCACGTTTGAGACAG ATCTCAGGTGCCAAAGTTATAGTGCATGAACCTCGTCTAGGAACAACTGACAGGACTGTTGTTATATCTGGGACACCCGATGAAACTCAAGCAGCTCAAAGTCTCCTTCAAGCATTTATCCTCACTGGACAAACATGA